The Pseudodesulfovibrio sp. zrk46 genome contains a region encoding:
- a CDS encoding response regulator, giving the protein MKKRILFVDEDQNILDSFRAMLHVKRKDWKGSYASCANGGLELLGNEEFDVVVSDLRIPCLDGMEFLDKVRKVQPNAIRVVLSGYSDMQQLLNTTKYAHQFLSKPCSTNVLLDSIQRLLDIDDILNNDEIKNVVVQLKSLPTIPEIYLDVVKELEKAEPDLKLVGGLVEQDIGLSTNLLKVVNSPYFGFYQRVISPAHAVVLLGIDALKGLILGVKLIGSLDPAEEGHYSVGNLWNHCLQTGYFARVIATSEGMDKAFIESCFVCGILHDVGKFVLLTQLYDLYGPLLNETRSAGGPVHSIEQKQLKVSHAEIGAYLLGTWGFSSDIVRGVFEHHAPVVENGEISTALVVHAANVFQHECAVWNPDYSVSPLDPELLAQPDMALKLEKWRELCGRYYDEQQEENGE; this is encoded by the coding sequence ATGAAAAAGAGAATACTGTTTGTTGATGAAGATCAGAATATTTTGGACAGCTTTCGGGCAATGCTCCATGTGAAACGCAAGGATTGGAAGGGGAGCTATGCATCGTGTGCCAACGGCGGGCTGGAGCTGCTGGGCAATGAGGAATTTGACGTGGTCGTTTCTGACCTGCGTATCCCCTGCCTGGACGGAATGGAGTTTCTCGACAAGGTCCGAAAAGTGCAACCAAACGCCATCAGGGTTGTGTTGTCGGGGTATTCGGACATGCAGCAGTTGCTCAATACCACCAAGTACGCCCATCAGTTTTTGAGCAAACCCTGCTCGACCAATGTGCTGCTCGATTCGATCCAGCGCCTGCTCGATATTGACGATATTTTGAATAACGATGAAATCAAGAATGTCGTCGTGCAACTGAAGTCGCTGCCGACCATCCCAGAGATATATCTTGATGTGGTGAAGGAGCTGGAGAAGGCTGAGCCGGATCTGAAGCTGGTAGGCGGGCTGGTCGAGCAGGATATCGGCTTGTCCACGAATCTGCTGAAGGTGGTGAATTCGCCCTACTTCGGTTTTTACCAGCGCGTTATCTCTCCGGCCCACGCGGTCGTCCTTCTGGGTATCGATGCCCTCAAGGGGTTGATATTGGGAGTCAAACTGATTGGGAGTCTGGACCCCGCCGAGGAGGGGCATTACTCGGTGGGCAATCTGTGGAACCACTGTCTCCAGACCGGATATTTTGCCAGGGTGATCGCCACTTCGGAAGGAATGGACAAGGCGTTTATCGAGAGCTGTTTTGTCTGCGGTATACTCCACGATGTCGGCAAGTTTGTTCTGCTGACCCAGTTGTACGATTTATATGGTCCCTTGCTGAATGAAACCAGATCCGCAGGGGGGCCGGTCCATAGTATTGAGCAGAAACAACTGAAAGTGAGTCATGCCGAAATAGGGGCATACCTTCTGGGAACATGGGGCTTTAGCTCCGATATCGTCAGAGGGGTTTTTGAACACCACGCTCCTGTCGTGGAGAATGGAGAAATTTCGACAGCCCTGGTCGTGCATGCCGCCAATGTGTTTCAGCATGAGTGTGCCGTTTGGAATCCTGATTACAGCGTCTCTCCCCTTGATCCCGAGTTGTTGGCTCAACCGGACATGGCGTTGAAACTGGAGAAGTGGCGTGAACTTTGCGGACGCTATTACGACGAGCAGCAGGAAGAAAACGGGGAGTAA
- a CDS encoding ATP-binding protein: MKSSSLTDQTQENFRRRGTSFSKPFNLLLASFFIVQVVIGVFVIVYFIGGELRNMQVDGLRLQLEGRQHSLENYLEDRLALLEDYSKLPIFVAGVMHPYEQKANVVDFINALNLLKEDAYFALQDYAGDAIYSDAKVSIFMLKGNDLSSLIKLEKPYVIDIVMLSRGGPDCCYWRLSVPVRYNGLAEGVLTAFIPVSLDSLSLSDDDKARLSLFYNDELVVTRGTVEEPSLTQNTETRFPGIKLVESVSWQQVESQVQYLITGIIIALIIGSATLSLIIHLVGRKFLIMPHTKLQAVSMELEKEVERQTSDLKQKTAELFVENRERKDAQTAAYEAEQLITALLEGIGAAFFIVDPETGYIMDYNEGALSMFNVDADDLYSNACHVVFGDREGNMKEFLCPDSLDQETYVEGVAHDATGRSFPISRHLVGVEVRGKKHLGVILFDITERKNLERRLSIAQKLESIGELAAGVAHEINTPIQYIGDSVQFIEETYVDVAAVMAIKDQLVQRCRDAGMHGDLIGQIEELQEDVDLDFVMNELPKACSRALDGTDRVAKIVRAMKQFSHPGSEGKTPVDLNQSLENTITVAKNEWKYVAEVELDFDPLPLVPCLVGDMNQVFLNLIVNAAHAIENVVGNSGEKGQIKVSTRKGAKFVSIMISDTGCGIEPGNRDKIFDPFFTTKEVGKGTGQGLAIAHDIVVERHGGTIDVKSEVGKGSTFIVTLPYE, translated from the coding sequence ATGAAATCATCATCGCTCACTGATCAGACTCAGGAGAATTTTCGCCGCAGAGGGACCTCGTTTTCCAAGCCGTTCAATCTGCTCCTTGCCAGCTTCTTCATCGTGCAGGTCGTTATTGGCGTTTTTGTCATCGTGTATTTTATTGGCGGTGAGTTGCGGAACATGCAGGTTGATGGACTCCGGCTCCAATTGGAGGGACGTCAGCACTCGCTGGAGAACTATCTGGAAGATCGTCTGGCCCTGCTGGAAGATTATTCCAAGCTGCCGATATTTGTTGCCGGGGTGATGCATCCCTATGAGCAAAAGGCCAATGTGGTTGATTTCATCAATGCGTTGAACCTGCTCAAGGAGGACGCGTACTTCGCTCTTCAGGATTATGCGGGCGATGCCATATACTCTGATGCGAAGGTCTCGATCTTCATGCTGAAAGGCAACGACCTGTCGAGCCTGATCAAGCTCGAAAAGCCATATGTGATTGATATCGTCATGCTCTCCAGAGGCGGTCCTGATTGCTGCTACTGGAGATTGAGCGTGCCGGTCAGATACAATGGACTGGCAGAAGGCGTCCTCACGGCGTTCATTCCTGTTTCGCTGGATTCGCTTTCGCTGTCCGACGATGACAAGGCCCGCCTAAGCCTTTTTTACAATGACGAATTGGTGGTTACTCGCGGAACTGTTGAGGAGCCCTCGTTAACCCAGAACACCGAGACGCGCTTTCCTGGCATTAAACTGGTCGAATCGGTCAGTTGGCAACAGGTCGAAAGCCAAGTCCAGTATCTTATTACAGGGATTATCATTGCGCTCATCATCGGCTCTGCAACGCTTTCTCTGATTATCCATCTGGTCGGTCGAAAGTTTCTAATTATGCCGCATACCAAATTGCAGGCCGTGAGCATGGAGCTTGAAAAGGAAGTGGAAAGGCAGACCTCGGACCTGAAGCAGAAAACCGCAGAACTCTTCGTGGAGAACAGGGAACGCAAGGATGCGCAGACAGCGGCGTATGAAGCAGAGCAGTTGATTACGGCGCTGCTGGAAGGCATCGGCGCGGCATTCTTCATTGTTGACCCGGAGACCGGGTACATCATGGACTACAACGAGGGCGCCTTGTCGATGTTCAATGTGGATGCCGATGATCTGTACAGTAACGCATGCCACGTTGTTTTCGGAGACAGGGAAGGGAACATGAAAGAGTTCCTCTGCCCTGACAGTCTGGATCAGGAGACCTATGTAGAGGGTGTTGCTCACGATGCGACGGGGCGCTCCTTCCCCATTTCAAGGCATTTGGTGGGCGTTGAAGTGCGTGGCAAGAAGCATCTGGGTGTTATCCTCTTTGATATTACGGAACGAAAGAATCTGGAGAGACGGCTGAGCATCGCGCAGAAGCTGGAGTCCATCGGTGAGCTGGCGGCCGGCGTTGCCCACGAGATCAACACGCCGATCCAATACATAGGCGACAGCGTCCAGTTTATTGAGGAGACCTACGTCGATGTCGCCGCAGTCATGGCGATCAAGGACCAGCTGGTGCAACGCTGTCGTGATGCGGGAATGCATGGGGATTTGATCGGGCAGATAGAGGAACTGCAAGAAGACGTGGATCTGGACTTTGTCATGAACGAACTTCCCAAAGCGTGCTCGCGGGCACTGGACGGAACCGACAGAGTGGCAAAGATCGTCCGGGCCATGAAGCAGTTCTCCCATCCCGGCAGTGAAGGGAAGACCCCCGTGGACTTGAACCAATCGCTGGAAAATACCATCACCGTCGCCAAAAACGAGTGGAAATATGTTGCTGAAGTGGAGTTGGACTTTGATCCGCTTCCGCTTGTGCCCTGCCTTGTCGGGGACATGAACCAGGTCTTTCTCAATCTGATAGTCAACGCGGCCCACGCCATCGAAAACGTGGTGGGGAATTCAGGGGAAAAGGGGCAGATCAAGGTCTCGACCCGCAAGGGAGCCAAGTTCGTTTCCATTATGATCAGCGACACGGGGTGCGGCATTGAACCGGGAAACAGAGACAAGATTTTCGACCCGTTCTTTACCACGAAAGAGGTGGGCAAAGGGACTGGGCAAGGGCTGGCGATTGCCCACGATATCGTAGTCGAGCGCCATGGCGGTACCATCGACGTGAAATCCGAAGTCGGGAAGGGATCAACCTTCATTGTTACGCTGCCATATGAGTAG
- a CDS encoding ABC transporter substrate-binding protein, whose translation MRVLTCFCLSLIVVAGLLANALAAEEPVAIYVDTDISSSPESSTAIARGIKVALEQNGNQLAGRPVEVVMLDHRGNSARSLRNLKKYLQDPNALVLYSGMHSPPLLAHRKFIHENGILLLVPWAAAGPISRSGNDTNWIFRLSVDDSKAGEFIVKRAVDERGFKRPALVLENTGWGQSNLRTMTSSLVARDLMPTRVEMFKWGLRETGAKILLREVKDSGADVIFLVANAPEGKVICKAMHDLPPALRLPIVSHWGITGGDFPAFINSTMRKQLDLEFIQTSFSFLEMGDNPFPKEVFETATTLFPEVKTPIDLTAPSGFIHAYDLTRILIAAVEQSAPLGDDMLENREKVRNALENLKTPVQGLIKLYDPPFRPYTMYDPDAHEALGADDFAIGRYGDNDEIIIAH comes from the coding sequence GTGCGCGTACTCACTTGTTTCTGTTTGTCATTGATTGTGGTTGCCGGACTATTGGCCAATGCGTTGGCCGCGGAGGAACCTGTTGCCATCTATGTCGACACCGATATCTCCTCGTCGCCTGAATCGTCCACGGCCATTGCCCGCGGCATAAAGGTGGCCCTGGAGCAGAACGGCAATCAACTGGCCGGTCGGCCGGTTGAGGTGGTGATGCTCGACCATCGAGGCAACTCGGCGCGGAGCCTGCGAAATCTGAAGAAATACCTTCAGGACCCGAACGCCTTGGTGCTCTATTCCGGCATGCACTCTCCGCCGCTTCTGGCTCATCGCAAGTTCATCCATGAAAACGGCATCCTTTTGCTCGTCCCGTGGGCGGCAGCCGGACCCATCTCCCGCTCAGGCAATGACACAAATTGGATTTTCCGGCTGTCCGTTGATGACAGCAAGGCCGGGGAATTTATCGTCAAGCGCGCTGTGGACGAGCGGGGTTTCAAGCGCCCGGCGCTGGTGTTGGAAAACACGGGATGGGGGCAGTCCAACCTGAGGACCATGACATCGAGCTTGGTGGCAAGGGATCTCATGCCGACCCGTGTGGAGATGTTCAAATGGGGCCTGCGGGAAACCGGCGCCAAGATTCTGCTCAGAGAGGTGAAGGACTCCGGAGCGGACGTGATCTTCCTGGTGGCCAATGCGCCTGAGGGCAAGGTTATATGCAAGGCCATGCACGACCTGCCGCCAGCGTTACGGCTGCCTATCGTCAGCCACTGGGGAATCACTGGCGGAGATTTTCCTGCGTTTATCAACAGCACCATGCGCAAGCAGCTCGACCTTGAATTTATCCAAACCAGTTTTTCCTTTCTGGAAATGGGTGACAATCCATTTCCCAAGGAAGTGTTTGAGACTGCGACCACCCTGTTCCCGGAGGTGAAGACACCCATTGATCTGACCGCTCCCAGCGGCTTCATTCACGCCTATGATCTGACCCGCATCCTGATCGCGGCGGTGGAACAGTCGGCGCCCCTTGGCGACGACATGCTGGAGAATCGCGAAAAGGTGCGTAATGCACTGGAGAACCTGAAGACGCCGGTACAGGGATTGATCAAGTTGTATGACCCCCCGTTCAGGCCCTACACCATGTATGATCCGGATGCCCATGAAGCCTTGGGAGCAGACGACTTTGCCATTGGTCGCTATGGAGACAACGATGAAATCATCATCGCTCACTGA
- a CDS encoding diguanylate cyclase: MSKKVLLVDDETHLLDSLRLTLRKFDITTDADPVHALELVKQEDFAVVISDMRMPVMDGVELLRAISHESPNTVRIMLTGHGDMTVAMKAINTGGVYKFMTKPVDAKEIRQTVTEALEEHDRLLQTASMQEAALHDGLTGLPNRTLFMDRCNIAIANAQRSKTNLAIFFLDLDGFKDVNDTYGHDAGDQILIETSKRLSDRIRANDTAARLGGDEFVILLTDLNSLEPAHALADEMVHRIAEPIPWKGNELQVGSSLGVAFYPQHGDTIETVMTAADAAMYKAKKEGGRRVVIAEG, from the coding sequence ATGTCCAAGAAAGTGCTCTTGGTGGACGATGAAACACACCTGCTGGATTCCTTGAGACTGACGCTCAGAAAGTTCGACATCACTACGGACGCGGACCCTGTTCACGCCCTTGAGCTCGTGAAACAGGAAGACTTCGCTGTCGTCATTTCAGATATGCGGATGCCCGTGATGGATGGCGTTGAACTGCTGCGCGCGATCTCGCACGAATCGCCCAACACCGTCCGCATCATGCTGACTGGGCACGGAGACATGACGGTCGCCATGAAAGCCATCAACACCGGCGGCGTATACAAGTTCATGACCAAGCCGGTGGATGCCAAGGAGATCCGTCAGACCGTCACCGAGGCGCTGGAGGAGCATGACCGTCTTCTGCAGACAGCCTCCATGCAGGAGGCCGCCCTCCACGACGGACTGACCGGCCTGCCCAACCGGACGCTGTTCATGGACCGCTGCAATATCGCCATTGCCAATGCGCAACGGAGCAAAACCAACCTCGCCATCTTCTTCCTCGATCTCGACGGCTTCAAGGACGTCAACGACACTTACGGCCACGATGCCGGCGATCAGATACTGATAGAGACAAGCAAACGCCTGAGCGACCGCATCCGGGCAAACGACACCGCTGCCCGCCTCGGCGGCGACGAGTTCGTCATCCTGCTCACGGACCTGAACTCACTCGAACCGGCCCACGCCCTCGCAGACGAGATGGTCCACCGCATAGCAGAACCCATCCCCTGGAAAGGCAACGAACTCCAGGTGGGCTCCAGCCTCGGCGTCGCCTTCTACCCCCAACACGGCGACACCATAGAAACCGTCATGACCGCCGCCGACGCCGCCATGTACAAGGCCAAAAAGGAAGGCGGCCGCCGCGTGGTGATTGCGGAGGGGTAG
- a CDS encoding site-specific integrase has product MAVNVKCLKCQGLYAVGTKKCKKCGTSLLNARKYRVAIKLPSGKWKTKTVDSYDLARKIEAKYTDDLVRMGELGLTKAPLIDEAWESLYDQCKRILKHPHSYEKQWRVHIAPYFSGTRMDAITPREVSKFITHLGKKRAFITRKNPKKGKKPLATSTVVRMVKLVGRIYNHARDMGMYSGENPVSRVKLPKFNNQVNNPLTDGELKRLLQTLSDWPNRMVALALELCLITGKRTGEIFGLTWDRIDLEHGRVQFIVKSQALNDHQWLPITQRGKQILKEAKNSVPQMSAPCGLTDMELVM; this is encoded by the coding sequence ATGGCTGTTAATGTGAAGTGTTTGAAATGTCAGGGATTGTATGCTGTAGGGACTAAAAAGTGTAAAAAGTGCGGTACAAGCCTACTCAATGCCCGAAAATACCGTGTCGCTATCAAACTCCCCTCAGGCAAATGGAAGACGAAGACGGTAGACTCTTACGACCTCGCAAGGAAGATAGAGGCCAAGTATACGGATGATCTTGTCCGCATGGGTGAGCTTGGACTTACTAAGGCTCCACTGATTGATGAAGCGTGGGAGTCTCTTTATGACCAGTGTAAGCGAATCCTGAAGCACCCACACTCCTACGAAAAGCAATGGCGCGTTCACATTGCTCCCTACTTCTCCGGTACACGCATGGATGCAATAACTCCTAGAGAGGTATCCAAGTTCATTACTCACTTGGGGAAGAAGCGTGCTTTCATCACCCGTAAGAATCCTAAGAAAGGGAAGAAGCCGTTAGCTACATCAACCGTTGTTCGTATGGTGAAATTGGTAGGCCGGATATACAACCATGCACGGGATATGGGGATGTATAGTGGGGAGAACCCTGTAAGTCGTGTGAAGCTTCCTAAATTCAACAATCAGGTCAACAACCCACTCACGGATGGAGAGCTTAAGCGATTACTCCAAACCCTTTCAGATTGGCCTAACAGAATGGTAGCCCTTGCTCTGGAACTCTGCCTGATCACTGGCAAGCGTACAGGTGAGATATTCGGCCTCACATGGGATCGGATAGACCTTGAGCATGGGCGAGTGCAGTTCATTGTTAAGAGTCAGGCATTGAATGACCACCAGTGGCTACCAATCACACAGCGAGGGAAGCAGATACTCAAAGAAGCGAAGAACTCTGTCCCTCAAATGAGTGCGCCTTGTGGCCTTACAGACATGGAACTGGTGATGTGA
- a CDS encoding serine protease: MFESYKVTLVRVTIELPNGDLSTGSAFHIGDGWLATAAHVVNSGELVEVVSERYSKKLEVEEIIYHDDERIDLALLKTNLDLTHHLETIFLPPPADGFIHTDHIPIGGHLDDWVGDEFILSRVLLMGYPPVPFSRSPILVAAEGEVNAVLDKYTGDPVHFIISCMPRGGFSGGPVLSEYGFLLGIMTESLNHNDGFAETGFASVLSIEPLLVLLEKNGIYPGENREMVEMVSFSDDPTST; this comes from the coding sequence TTGTTTGAAAGCTATAAAGTCACTCTTGTCCGCGTTACCATTGAACTTCCAAATGGCGATTTAAGTACAGGTTCAGCTTTCCACATAGGAGATGGCTGGCTTGCAACTGCTGCCCATGTTGTAAATTCAGGCGAGCTTGTTGAAGTAGTTTCAGAAAGGTATAGCAAGAAATTGGAAGTAGAGGAGATTATCTACCATGATGATGAACGAATTGATCTAGCCCTGCTTAAAACCAATTTAGATTTAACTCATCACCTTGAAACCATCTTCCTCCCTCCTCCTGCTGATGGCTTCATACACACAGATCACATCCCTATAGGCGGTCATCTTGATGATTGGGTTGGTGATGAATTCATTCTTTCGAGAGTCTTACTTATGGGTTATCCTCCTGTGCCGTTCTCAAGAAGTCCGATTCTAGTAGCGGCCGAAGGTGAAGTTAACGCTGTGTTAGACAAATATACAGGTGATCCTGTTCACTTCATAATATCGTGCATGCCTAGGGGGGGATTCAGTGGGGGACCAGTATTAAGTGAGTATGGCTTTTTACTAGGAATAATGACCGAATCGCTGAATCATAATGACGGCTTCGCTGAAACAGGCTTTGCCAGTGTTTTATCTATTGAACCTTTACTGGTCTTGTTAGAAAAAAATGGAATCTATCCAGGAGAGAATCGTGAGATGGTTGAGATGGTATCATTTTCAGATGATCCAACATCCACGTAG
- a CDS encoding site-specific integrase: MSRDWISSPKYTGVRWYKHPTRKHGVRFDRRFGIRFYYHGKQYESLLGWESDEWSEEKAFLKREEYLENVKKGQGPVSYRQELAFKKMENEKREAASAHTNTTFNQFFHKTYYPAASASWKKETARKHIEHVKNWLAPVVGDIPLKDITIVHVNKIKASMVEAKRAPRTMQYTFRTFSMVWESARDHGLVSGVGPTKAKSFKLPKIDNARERLLTKTEVERLLKAVRKRSRQAHNMALLSLESGMRFSEVARLSWGNVDLEKAKLRVINSKGDKSRTIPLTKRAVDILLSLDGGRNGDLVFPNSHGGIHKQIPSAFKRGVEDAKLNEDIHDPKYRFGFHGLRHTYASRLIESGAELIHVQRLLGHSTPVMTDRYSHLRKGNLRAIVAQMEHSVT, from the coding sequence ATGTCTCGCGATTGGATTTCATCCCCCAAATATACAGGTGTGCGCTGGTACAAACATCCGACACGTAAGCATGGTGTCAGATTCGACCGGCGCTTCGGCATTCGATTCTACTATCATGGGAAGCAGTACGAATCTCTCCTAGGCTGGGAGAGTGATGAATGGTCTGAAGAAAAGGCCTTTCTAAAACGCGAAGAGTACCTTGAGAATGTTAAAAAAGGACAAGGCCCAGTCTCTTATCGCCAAGAGTTGGCCTTCAAAAAAATGGAGAATGAGAAGCGTGAAGCGGCTTCTGCGCATACGAACACCACCTTCAACCAATTCTTTCATAAAACTTACTATCCTGCAGCCTCTGCCAGCTGGAAAAAAGAGACTGCACGCAAACATATTGAGCATGTAAAAAACTGGCTTGCTCCTGTGGTTGGAGACATACCTTTGAAGGACATCACCATCGTCCACGTCAATAAGATCAAAGCCTCAATGGTTGAGGCTAAACGGGCGCCTAGAACCATGCAGTACACTTTTCGCACCTTCAGCATGGTTTGGGAGTCCGCCAGGGACCACGGGCTTGTCTCGGGAGTAGGTCCGACTAAAGCAAAAAGCTTTAAGCTTCCCAAAATCGACAATGCTCGAGAGCGCCTCCTCACGAAAACGGAAGTCGAACGACTATTGAAAGCGGTAAGAAAAAGGAGCAGGCAGGCACACAATATGGCCCTTTTGAGTCTTGAATCTGGAATGCGGTTTTCAGAAGTTGCTCGCCTGTCCTGGGGAAACGTAGATCTTGAAAAAGCTAAACTCCGAGTAATCAATTCAAAAGGAGACAAGAGTCGAACCATCCCACTGACGAAAAGAGCTGTCGACATACTACTCTCTTTAGATGGCGGTAGAAATGGTGACTTGGTCTTCCCAAACTCACATGGAGGAATTCACAAACAAATCCCTTCAGCATTCAAACGCGGCGTTGAAGACGCCAAACTGAACGAGGATATCCACGACCCCAAATACCGATTTGGTTTTCACGGGCTTCGACACACATACGCGAGCAGGCTCATTGAGTCCGGCGCCGAACTTATTCACGTCCAGCGACTGCTGGGCCATAGCACACCGGTGATGACCGACCGCTACAGCCATTTACGCAAAGGAAATCTGAGAGCTATCGTGGCCCAAATGGAACACTCAGTAACCTAA
- a CDS encoding radical SAM protein — protein sequence MKELIIELSHNCNLACVMCGFGGKAAISERYMTWDTLEKILGEITIAPERIRLNGRGESTIHPDFIPMMEHVQQCFPNSTINLFTNLSISNDHLIQSLVDNKVQLFISIDSPRADELEDIRRGAHFSLIEHNIELLYSITPRPHVIFTMQEANLHRLSEMAQYCIEKNMHLIFNTVRRDEGIEPFVEMVKDRRYELGIAYKDIKSIYKNAGMNCLLPDSIHGISILENGTSQTFGSKAQCPALCDELCILYDGTVTPCNMFNPYKFGNILEKDLDAILHSEQRQWFLENNKSHYYCADCACMGGTR from the coding sequence ATGAAAGAACTGATCATTGAACTCAGCCACAACTGCAACCTAGCGTGCGTCATGTGTGGTTTTGGCGGCAAGGCGGCAATATCCGAACGCTATATGACCTGGGACACTCTTGAAAAAATTTTGGGAGAAATCACAATCGCTCCTGAAAGAATCAGGCTAAACGGACGAGGTGAAAGCACGATCCATCCAGATTTCATTCCTATGATGGAGCATGTGCAACAGTGTTTTCCCAATTCAACCATCAATCTTTTCACGAACCTTTCAATATCGAACGATCATCTGATCCAATCTTTGGTTGATAACAAGGTTCAACTGTTTATTTCAATCGACAGCCCTCGAGCAGATGAACTCGAGGATATAAGACGTGGGGCACATTTCTCTCTAATTGAACACAATATTGAACTCCTTTATTCAATTACCCCCAGGCCACATGTCATTTTCACTATGCAGGAAGCCAATCTGCACAGATTATCTGAAATGGCTCAATATTGTATCGAGAAAAACATGCACCTCATTTTCAACACAGTGCGTCGAGATGAGGGCATAGAGCCATTTGTCGAGATGGTTAAGGACAGGCGCTACGAGCTAGGAATAGCTTACAAAGATATTAAGTCTATCTACAAAAATGCAGGAATGAATTGCCTACTTCCAGATTCAATCCATGGAATCTCAATTCTAGAAAATGGAACAAGTCAGACCTTCGGGAGTAAAGCCCAATGCCCGGCTCTATGTGACGAATTGTGTATCCTCTATGATGGCACAGTGACTCCTTGCAATATGTTCAATCCTTATAAATTCGGCAACATCCTCGAAAAAGACCTCGATGCCATCCTTCATAGCGAACAACGCCAGTGGTTCCTTGAAAACAACAAATCACATTATTACTGCGCTGACTGCGCCTGTATGGGGGGGACACGATGA
- a CDS encoding glycosyltransferase: MRGESGRIRFLLTKMVEVSAFRKNIKRNRKIARPKCDIFFPLREVPNKITERSVPVVVVPTFLKGSNDLKMLDELISCLKDQSLEGHIVIVDDASPEPVPNYSDVHCLRLPQNSGPASARNKGMDYAQTLGAKFIAFTDSDCLPSDNWLHALREGFLGSPSCHILSGNTLSHDRCWLGKYHERNGTLNGRRISTTDRLLYGPTCNLAISACLAEKMRFDESFPIAAAEDIDLCYRANKTGWAIEHCPEAIIHHNYGYTALSRPEALIQFWRQFKRYAEGESLLLTRHLDYYNAFLNSKEITARPVAD, translated from the coding sequence ATGCGTGGAGAATCCGGCAGGATTCGCTTTTTGCTTACCAAAATGGTCGAAGTCTCGGCCTTTCGGAAGAACATTAAGCGCAACAGAAAGATAGCTCGCCCCAAGTGCGACATTTTTTTTCCTTTGAGAGAAGTGCCCAACAAAATTACTGAGCGCTCAGTGCCTGTTGTTGTTGTGCCGACGTTTCTAAAAGGCTCAAATGATCTAAAAATGCTCGATGAATTGATCTCGTGTCTTAAAGACCAATCGCTTGAAGGCCATATAGTGATTGTTGATGATGCCTCACCGGAACCTGTCCCAAATTACTCAGACGTGCACTGTCTACGATTGCCACAAAATTCTGGACCTGCTTCAGCACGAAATAAAGGAATGGACTATGCGCAGACGCTTGGAGCTAAATTTATAGCTTTTACGGACTCTGACTGCCTTCCATCAGATAATTGGCTTCACGCACTACGAGAAGGCTTTTTAGGCTCACCAAGCTGCCATATTCTATCAGGAAATACTCTCTCACATGACCGGTGCTGGCTCGGCAAATACCACGAGCGAAATGGCACGCTCAACGGGCGTCGAATATCAACAACAGACAGGCTTCTTTATGGCCCTACATGCAACCTAGCGATAAGCGCCTGTCTTGCAGAAAAAATGCGTTTTGATGAATCCTTCCCTATAGCCGCGGCCGAAGATATCGATCTCTGCTACAGGGCGAATAAAACAGGTTGGGCGATAGAACACTGCCCAGAAGCGATCATCCACCATAATTATGGGTATACGGCCCTTTCACGCCCCGAAGCGCTTATTCAATTTTGGAGACAATTCAAAAGATATGCTGAGGGAGAGAGTCTTCTGCTGACACGTCACTTAGACTACTATAACGCTTTTCTAAACTCAAAAGAAATCACTGCACGACCAGTTGCAGATTGA